The following proteins are co-located in the Candidatus Poribacteria bacterium genome:
- a CDS encoding ABC transporter permease, translating to MLAGALIVGDSVRGSLRNLTKERLGTIQHALLADRFFPPDILNRQNMVSAILLNGTIVAPQTQTRSSRVNILGVQEDFFAFWEGDTAPSLDKRGEQPFNAIVINEALQNELSVHVGDTLLVNVPQAADIHPEFLLGERDASEAIQSLRVIVSEVVPTENAGRFSLRAHQSLPLNAFIALPVLQKALGQGDSVNALFTAEAVPIASNDLALRMDALGLEIQERRTHFDLQSQQYLLKPIFSDLVLTIAAENRIPTLPTLTYLANTISAEGKTVPYSTIIALPTDKGAFAEFLNRHTTEAQRFRVENALKAHRIQSKPNEIVLNTWTAGDLGVEVGDEIKITYDRVGTGEEYTTETALFRLIGILPIEGIAADRNLIPTFPGIHETADMSEWESPFPIDYSLIRSKDEAYWDEYGPTPKAFIPLETGKRLWKNRFGDLTTIRLGIVPSLDLQATRTLFETEFLKKIQPEQIGFRFLALQSDGLQAAAGATDFGMLFSSLSAFIIVAVALLVGMLFRIGVEQRSREIGILQAIGYPLTKIRRRFLYEGVTIAGIGSLFGCLLAIGYAQLMIYGLQTWWLPAIGTPFMELHVGVWSLLMGAIISLSVVMLSIRLTVYKVGNASTVSLLAGKTDFADTAAKGKYRTKKMKRLGWFAAAIGFGIGIWIEQPVVSLLFVALLIIGIGAAAFDKWLKSQSVPKQLNRIRFAVRNAARQPGRSKTCVTTISIACCIIVAVGANRHDASPETEYAFVAESALPLHHNLNTPDGRFELGFSDKASELLSASAVIPFRVLPGEDVSCLNLYQPQKPQILGASDAMLDGAPWVGLHLVATENGKIPAIGDEKSLRWILHHDPDDDFIVQDEFGKPLHLELETIVNSLFQSQLIISESNFTKYFPSQSGYQFFLIKTPPDLREETAQVLEETLGDYGFDLASASARLASYRAVENTYISTFQSLGGLGVLLGTLGLALVLFRNIIERRGELATLRAFGFQRRFLSRMLFLESCFLLVIGMLIGVIAGLASIFASQGHLPSFPWFSLTITLLFIFGFGIIANGVAVAVALRSPLLATLKAE from the coding sequence GTGCTTGCGGGCGCATTGATTGTCGGCGATTCTGTGCGCGGCAGTCTGAGAAACTTAACAAAGGAACGGCTTGGCACAATCCAACATGCCCTCCTCGCTGACCGTTTTTTCCCGCCCGACATCTTGAATCGACAGAACATGGTCTCGGCAATTTTACTGAACGGGACAATCGTTGCGCCGCAAACACAGACGCGATCATCCAGAGTAAACATCTTGGGTGTCCAAGAGGATTTCTTCGCATTTTGGGAGGGAGATACCGCACCCAGTCTGGATAAAAGGGGTGAACAGCCCTTCAATGCCATTGTCATCAACGAAGCACTACAGAACGAATTGAGCGTCCATGTCGGCGATACACTCCTCGTGAATGTCCCGCAAGCCGCTGACATCCATCCAGAGTTCCTTCTCGGCGAACGCGACGCATCCGAGGCTATCCAAAGTTTACGTGTGATTGTGAGTGAGGTTGTTCCGACTGAGAACGCTGGGAGATTTAGTCTTCGCGCACATCAAAGTCTTCCGTTAAACGCTTTCATTGCGCTCCCAGTTTTACAAAAAGCATTGGGGCAAGGGGATAGCGTAAATGCCCTGTTTACAGCGGAAGCGGTCCCAATTGCGTCCAACGATCTCGCGTTGCGCATGGACGCACTCGGCTTGGAAATTCAAGAACGCCGTACTCACTTTGACCTTCAAAGTCAGCAGTATCTCCTTAAACCCATTTTTTCTGATCTTGTGCTAACGATTGCTGCTGAGAATCGCATTCCAACGCTCCCGACACTCACCTATCTCGCAAATACGATTTCTGCTGAGGGAAAAACCGTTCCATATTCCACAATCATCGCGCTGCCTACGGACAAAGGGGCATTTGCGGAATTTCTTAACAGGCATACTACCGAAGCACAGCGATTCAGGGTTGAAAACGCATTAAAAGCGCATCGCATTCAGAGCAAGCCGAATGAAATTGTTTTAAACACATGGACGGCAGGAGATCTCGGTGTGGAAGTCGGCGACGAGATCAAAATCACATACGATCGCGTTGGGACAGGGGAAGAATACACTACGGAAACGGCTCTATTTCGCCTAATAGGGATTCTACCAATTGAGGGTATCGCTGCCGATAGGAACCTCATCCCAACCTTTCCCGGTATCCATGAGACTGCTGATATGTCTGAGTGGGAATCCCCATTTCCAATTGATTACTCACTGATTCGCAGTAAAGATGAGGCGTATTGGGACGAATACGGTCCAACACCGAAAGCGTTTATTCCGTTGGAAACCGGTAAGCGACTTTGGAAAAACCGCTTCGGCGACCTCACGACGATTCGGTTGGGGATCGTGCCAAGTTTGGACCTTCAAGCAACACGCACGCTTTTTGAAACCGAATTCCTCAAAAAGATTCAACCCGAACAGATTGGATTCCGATTCTTAGCCCTTCAATCTGATGGACTTCAAGCCGCCGCGGGTGCAACAGATTTCGGGATGCTCTTTAGCAGTCTGAGTGCCTTTATCATTGTTGCTGTTGCCTTGTTGGTGGGAATGCTTTTCCGTATCGGTGTCGAGCAAAGATCGCGTGAGATCGGTATATTGCAAGCGATCGGTTATCCGCTTACCAAAATCCGTCGACGATTCCTTTATGAAGGTGTCACCATCGCCGGTATCGGGAGTTTATTCGGGTGTCTGCTGGCAATCGGGTATGCGCAATTGATGATATATGGGTTGCAAACGTGGTGGCTCCCTGCTATCGGCACACCTTTTATGGAACTTCACGTCGGCGTATGGAGCCTACTGATGGGTGCAATTATCTCACTATCTGTTGTGATGCTCTCTATCCGTTTGACTGTCTACAAAGTCGGAAACGCCTCCACTGTATCCCTCCTCGCCGGTAAAACCGATTTTGCCGATACAGCTGCAAAAGGCAAATATAGAACGAAGAAAATGAAACGCCTTGGCTGGTTTGCCGCCGCGATTGGCTTTGGAATCGGTATATGGATAGAACAACCTGTGGTGAGTCTGCTGTTTGTGGCACTGTTGATCATCGGTATAGGGGCAGCGGCGTTCGATAAGTGGTTAAAATCACAGAGTGTACCGAAACAGTTGAACAGAATACGGTTCGCCGTCAGAAACGCTGCGCGACAACCGGGACGGAGCAAGACCTGTGTTACAACAATCAGTATCGCGTGCTGTATCATCGTCGCCGTGGGGGCAAATCGACACGACGCGTCCCCGGAGACAGAATACGCCTTTGTTGCTGAATCCGCGCTCCCTTTGCATCATAACCTAAATACACCGGACGGCAGGTTTGAACTCGGTTTTTCCGATAAAGCTTCTGAACTTCTGAGTGCGTCGGCGGTCATTCCGTTTCGTGTCCTGCCGGGCGAAGATGTCAGCTGTCTGAATCTCTACCAGCCCCAAAAACCACAAATTTTGGGGGCTTCTGATGCGATGTTAGACGGAGCCCCTTGGGTCGGCTTGCATCTGGTGGCCACTGAAAACGGCAAAATCCCTGCGATCGGCGATGAAAAGTCGCTGCGTTGGATTTTGCATCACGACCCCGACGACGATTTCATCGTCCAAGATGAATTTGGAAAGCCGCTCCATCTCGAACTTGAGACGATTGTGAACAGTCTTTTCCAAAGCCAATTGATTATCTCTGAATCCAATTTCACGAAGTACTTCCCGAGTCAAAGCGGATACCAATTTTTCCTCATCAAAACGCCACCTGATTTGCGGGAGGAGACGGCACAGGTCTTAGAGGAAACATTAGGGGACTACGGTTTTGATCTTGCGTCTGCGTCCGCACGTTTGGCGAGTTATCGAGCGGTTGAAAATACCTATATCTCGACTTTCCAGAGTCTCGGCGGTTTAGGCGTCCTTCTCGGTACTCTCGGATTGGCACTGGTCCTGTTTAGAAATATCATTGAACGTCGCGGCGAATTGGCGACCCTACGTGCCTTCGGATTCCAGCGGCGATTCCTCTCACGGATGCTTTTCCTTGAAAGTTGTTTCCTCCTCGTTATCGGGATGCTTATCGGGGTTATCGCTGGACTTGCCTCGATTTTCGCTTCGCAGGGACATCTCCCCTCTTTTCCGTGGTTTTCCCTCACAATTACCTTGCTTTTCATCTTCGGTTTTGGTATAATTGCAAATGGCGTTGCGGTTGCTGTGGCACTCCGAAGTCCACTCTTGGCAACGCTTAAAGCAGAATAA
- a CDS encoding tetratricopeptide repeat protein: protein MSHIQFKTVTYIIYVILCASCLLMLNGCSSDSEPNTSSALDYTERGWRSYESGNYAQALLSFERAINFDENLADAHNGIGWSHLSLSLNPPLAQEAFQNAVQLDPSNADAWVGLANLLFLRHKDTNDFRSAIRAIDNALQGDAQYLFRHDYRSNAELYVLKAMCYYYLGEDASAKQEVGKALQIQTTNRTAIVLRDLLKE, encoded by the coding sequence ATGTCTCACATTCAGTTCAAAACGGTGACTTACATTATATATGTAATCCTATGTGCCTCTTGCCTCCTGATGCTGAACGGTTGTTCCAGTGACTCCGAGCCAAACACGTCAAGCGCGCTGGATTACACAGAACGCGGATGGCGTTCCTACGAATCAGGGAACTATGCACAGGCACTGCTCAGTTTTGAGCGCGCAATTAACTTCGATGAAAATCTTGCCGATGCGCATAACGGCATCGGATGGAGTCATCTCAGCCTATCGCTAAATCCGCCACTTGCACAAGAAGCCTTCCAGAACGCCGTGCAACTCGATCCCTCAAATGCGGACGCATGGGTTGGACTTGCAAATCTGCTTTTTTTGCGGCACAAAGATACCAACGATTTCCGATCCGCTATCCGAGCGATTGATAATGCGTTGCAAGGAGATGCCCAATATCTCTTTCGACACGACTATCGCTCCAACGCCGAGCTCTATGTGCTTAAGGCAATGTGCTATTACTATCTTGGTGAGGATGCGTCTGCGAAACAGGAAGTTGGCAAGGCACTCCAAATTCAAACGACGAACAGAACAGCCATCGTGCTACGAGATCTATTGAAAGAATAA
- a CDS encoding phosphoribosylaminoimidazolesuccinocarboxamide synthase translates to MSQNVITSTDLTNYTPAHRGKVRDLYDLGDELLIISTDRISAFDVVLPNGIPDKGKVLTGLSKFWFKHTESVADNHLISTEVEEYPESLQTDAELLKGRSMLVRKVDRVDVECVVRGYLAGSGWSSYQKTGEICGQKLPDGLQESDRLPELLFTPTTKAEQGEHDEPISIEEMRNEVGSELTDQLIEISFALFRAASEHAENAGIILCDTKFEFGQRDGKLIVIDEVFTPDSSRFWPADLYEPGKPQQSFDKQFVRDYLSDIGWNKQPPAPELPEDVISKTSEKYREAYRLIVGEEL, encoded by the coding sequence ATGTCCCAGAACGTTATCACGTCTACAGACTTAACGAATTATACACCCGCTCACCGTGGAAAAGTCCGAGATCTGTATGACCTTGGAGATGAACTTCTGATTATTTCCACAGATCGTATTTCTGCTTTTGATGTCGTTCTGCCCAACGGAATTCCAGATAAGGGGAAGGTCTTAACCGGTTTATCCAAATTCTGGTTCAAGCACACCGAATCCGTCGCCGACAATCATCTCATTTCAACGGAGGTCGAAGAGTATCCCGAATCTTTGCAAACTGATGCAGAACTTCTCAAAGGACGCTCAATGCTTGTCCGTAAAGTCGATCGGGTTGATGTTGAGTGTGTCGTGCGGGGATACCTTGCGGGTTCCGGTTGGTCCTCCTATCAGAAGACCGGGGAAATCTGTGGTCAGAAGCTTCCAGACGGACTTCAGGAATCCGATCGACTTCCAGAACTTCTGTTCACACCAACGACCAAAGCCGAACAGGGGGAGCATGACGAACCGATCTCCATTGAGGAGATGCGGAACGAGGTCGGTAGTGAACTGACGGATCAGTTGATTGAAATCAGTTTCGCCCTTTTCAGAGCCGCCAGTGAACACGCCGAAAATGCGGGGATTATCCTCTGTGATACGAAGTTTGAATTCGGACAACGCGACGGGAAACTCATCGTCATTGATGAAGTCTTCACACCGGACTCCTCTCGGTTCTGGCCCGCGGATCTCTATGAACCCGGTAAACCGCAGCAGAGTTTCGATAAACAGTTCGTGAGGGATTACCTCTCCGACATCGGTTGGAACAAACAACCACCTGCCCCTGAATTGCCAGAAGATGTTATCTCTAAAACAAGCGAGAAATACCGCGAGGCATATCGCCTCATCGTTGGTGAAGAACTGTAG
- a CDS encoding CoA transferase, with product MTGPLDGMKVLDLTRVLAGPYATMLLGDLGAEVIKIEQPGTGDESRNFGPFKNGFSLYFMSVNRGKQSVTLNLKTERGQAIFKRLLKKTDVLVENFRPGTMQKLGLDYDTLKVEHPSLIYAACSGFGQTGPYAQQGAYDMIIQGMGGIISITGAPDGPPVRVGTSISDITAALFTTIGVLSALHHRNRTGSGQFVDVAMLDSLVAVLENAVVRYFATGEAPKPLGARHPAITPFEAFASADGHVIIALGNDTLWAKFCEHVDRQELISDERFRTNADRTENHGELFPILSEIMSQRKTDDWIDALGAIGVPCGPINAMDKVVDHPQVQAREMITRVAHHITGEVEVPGVPIKLSETPGNVDAPAPSLGEHTAQVLTDLLKMSPDEVEQLKRDGVI from the coding sequence ATGACAGGGCCTCTTGATGGAATGAAGGTTTTGGATTTAACCCGAGTTCTCGCCGGTCCCTATGCAACGATGCTCCTCGGTGACCTCGGAGCAGAGGTCATCAAGATTGAACAGCCTGGTACAGGGGACGAATCTCGAAATTTCGGTCCCTTCAAAAACGGGTTCAGTCTCTATTTCATGAGCGTGAATCGCGGAAAGCAGAGCGTGACGCTCAACCTTAAGACTGAACGTGGACAGGCAATATTCAAGCGATTGTTGAAGAAGACCGATGTCCTTGTTGAGAATTTTCGCCCGGGGACGATGCAAAAATTGGGATTGGATTACGATACACTGAAAGTCGAGCATCCATCACTTATCTACGCCGCGTGCTCCGGTTTCGGACAAACGGGTCCCTATGCACAGCAAGGTGCCTACGATATGATTATCCAAGGCATGGGGGGTATCATCAGCATTACAGGTGCACCCGATGGACCTCCGGTGCGTGTCGGTACCTCTATTAGCGACATCACCGCTGCCCTCTTCACGACAATCGGGGTACTCTCCGCATTGCACCATCGCAACCGAACGGGTAGTGGACAGTTTGTCGATGTTGCCATGTTGGATAGTCTCGTTGCTGTTTTGGAAAATGCTGTTGTCCGTTATTTTGCTACGGGTGAAGCCCCCAAACCTCTTGGTGCGAGGCACCCAGCGATTACACCCTTTGAAGCGTTCGCCTCTGCGGATGGACACGTCATTATTGCGCTCGGGAACGATACCCTCTGGGCAAAGTTTTGTGAGCATGTTGATCGGCAGGAACTCATCTCCGATGAGCGGTTCCGAACGAACGCTGATCGAACAGAGAACCACGGTGAATTGTTTCCGATTCTCTCGGAGATTATGTCCCAACGGAAAACCGATGACTGGATTGATGCCTTGGGTGCTATTGGTGTGCCGTGTGGTCCCATCAATGCAATGGACAAAGTCGTCGATCACCCGCAAGTGCAAGCGCGGGAGATGATTACACGTGTTGCGCATCACATCACGGGTGAAGTAGAGGTGCCGGGTGTACCGATTAAACTTTCGGAAACACCTGGAAACGTGGACGCTCCCGCACCGAGTCTCGGAGAGCATACAGCTCAGGTCCTAACTGACTTGTTGAAAATGTCTCCAGACGAGGTGGAACAGTTAAAGCGAGACGGTGTTATTTAA
- a CDS encoding prolyl oligopeptidase family serine peptidase, with product MVNETAQVLQGTEPLRLEGDLAAQMVEALDGYVSRAVIDAVDGRAGLWNRDYSSHDAYTRSVEPNRTRLRKRIGCLDPRLPIEELTYSATTKTAAELTEDENYTVSRVRWQVFDEVEGEGLLLEPKHNVPIAAQIVALPDADWTSEMIAGVTDALPANAQFARRLARVGCRVVVPLLINRDDTYSGNPALDAMTNQPHREFIYRMAFELGRHIIGYEVQKVLSLIDWMSLSDTPIGVIGYGEGGLIALYSAAVDTRIQAATVSGYFQSRQEVWREPIYRNVWGLLHEFGDAEIASLVAPRPLIIETSRGPEIAGPPSVRDGRGGGAPGQLVSPPMRAVESEFERARDFYQMLDTEEVLRLVSPVDGLPGSEETLTALLTGLGVENAHIDNHYLLSTDAVDGFDYDTRQQRQFMQLVNLSQRFLREAASRRQQFFWDKTDTASLTRWEETCTDAKAYFWNEVIGKCPSPDVPATPKTRLIYDEPLWKGYEVVLDVWKDVFAYGILLLPNDLQPGEQRPVVVCQHGLEGRPQDTADPRIESVYHAYAAQLADRGFVVYAPQNPYIGQDAFRVIQRKANPVKWSLFSLIVRQHERTLDWLAEQPFVDADRIGFYGLSYGGKTAMRVPALLERYACSICSADFNEWIVKNATYHSRYSYMFGGEYEMPEFDLGNTFNYGEMAGLIAPRPFMVERGHDDGVAPDEWVAHEFAVVRRLYVRLGIADRTEIEFFDGGHQINSDKTFRFLHRHLNWPEPQ from the coding sequence ATGGTAAACGAAACCGCTCAAGTGTTACAGGGTACGGAACCTTTAAGGTTAGAGGGCGATCTTGCCGCACAGATGGTCGAGGCGCTTGATGGTTATGTGTCTCGGGCAGTGATAGATGCTGTCGACGGTCGGGCAGGGTTGTGGAATCGCGATTATAGTTCACACGATGCCTATACCCGGTCTGTCGAACCCAACCGCACGCGGCTTCGGAAACGGATCGGTTGCCTCGATCCACGGCTACCCATTGAGGAACTCACCTATAGTGCGACGACAAAAACCGCCGCGGAGCTCACAGAAGATGAGAATTATACTGTGTCGCGCGTTCGATGGCAGGTTTTTGATGAGGTGGAGGGCGAAGGACTCTTATTGGAACCGAAGCATAACGTCCCAATCGCTGCGCAGATTGTTGCCCTACCGGATGCCGATTGGACCTCGGAGATGATAGCAGGAGTAACGGATGCATTGCCAGCGAACGCCCAGTTTGCGAGGCGTTTGGCAAGAGTAGGGTGTCGGGTCGTTGTTCCACTACTCATTAACCGGGACGATACCTATTCAGGAAATCCGGCTCTCGATGCTATGACGAATCAACCGCACCGCGAATTCATCTATCGGATGGCGTTTGAACTCGGAAGACATATCATTGGGTATGAAGTTCAGAAGGTGTTGTCGTTAATAGACTGGATGTCTCTTTCCGATACGCCGATCGGTGTGATTGGGTACGGCGAGGGTGGATTAATCGCGCTCTACAGTGCGGCAGTCGATACACGGATTCAGGCGGCAACTGTGAGTGGATATTTCCAATCGAGGCAGGAGGTTTGGCGAGAACCGATCTATCGAAATGTCTGGGGATTACTACACGAATTTGGCGATGCTGAAATTGCGAGTCTTGTTGCACCGCGTCCGTTGATTATCGAGACGAGCCGAGGACCGGAAATCGCCGGTCCGCCATCCGTTCGCGATGGACGCGGTGGTGGCGCGCCCGGTCAGTTGGTATCACCACCGATGCGTGCAGTAGAATCGGAGTTTGAACGTGCCCGCGATTTTTACCAAATGCTTGACACTGAAGAGGTTTTGCGGCTCGTTTCTCCTGTAGATGGATTACCGGGTTCTGAGGAGACGTTAACCGCTTTGCTGACTGGTCTTGGTGTTGAAAACGCACATATTGACAACCACTACCTTCTCTCCACAGACGCAGTTGACGGTTTTGATTACGATACGCGGCAACAGCGGCAGTTTATGCAGTTGGTGAATCTATCGCAACGCTTTTTGAGAGAAGCGGCGTCGCGACGGCAGCAATTCTTCTGGGATAAAACCGATACCGCTTCGCTCACGCGGTGGGAGGAAACCTGTACGGATGCCAAAGCCTATTTCTGGAACGAGGTCATCGGTAAGTGTCCATCACCCGATGTACCTGCCACCCCGAAGACGCGGCTCATCTATGATGAACCTCTCTGGAAAGGGTATGAAGTCGTGCTTGATGTTTGGAAGGACGTTTTCGCCTACGGTATCTTGCTCCTTCCGAACGATCTCCAGCCGGGTGAACAGCGTCCCGTTGTTGTCTGTCAGCACGGCTTAGAGGGACGACCGCAGGATACCGCTGATCCGAGAATAGAATCCGTCTATCACGCCTATGCCGCCCAGTTAGCGGACAGGGGATTCGTCGTCTACGCCCCACAGAATCCGTACATCGGTCAAGACGCCTTCCGTGTCATCCAACGCAAGGCGAATCCGGTAAAATGGTCACTCTTTTCCTTGATTGTGCGGCAACATGAGCGGACGCTTGACTGGCTCGCGGAACAACCCTTCGTTGATGCGGATCGAATTGGTTTTTACGGATTATCTTACGGCGGCAAAACAGCGATGCGCGTCCCCGCCCTGCTTGAACGCTACGCTTGCTCCATCTGTTCCGCCGATTTCAACGAATGGATCGTCAAAAATGCGACCTATCATTCTCGGTATAGTTATATGTTCGGGGGTGAGTATGAGATGCCGGAATTCGATTTAGGAAATACCTTTAACTACGGTGAAATGGCGGGATTGATCGCACCACGTCCGTTTATGGTGGAGCGTGGACATGATGATGGGGTCGCACCAGATGAATGGGTCGCGCACGAGTTCGCTGTCGTGCGTCGGCTTTACGTTCGCTTGGGAATCGCGGATCGAACGGAGATCGAATTCTTTGATGGCGGACATCAGATTAATTCCGATAAGACGTTCCGGTTCCTGCATCGCCACCTGAATTGGCCCGAACCCCAGTAG
- a CDS encoding methyltransferase domain-containing protein codes for MLYAITVSAGLETIAREELSERFADTGHLKILERKPQRILFQYAGNPRELLSLRTAEHLFLILKRIPKMTRSRSSLSALSSSLARFNFNEAFACCRQVGIRTWKRMPFRVTSRLSGKRNFRRVDLQRVIERALLERGWYSGSSKSALDIWAEVHGDDGYISIKLSANDMAQRPYKQAHIPASLKPTLAYSMVRLSRPHPDDVFLDAMCGAGTILLERALIKRYRYLIGGDVSIDALDATATNFGRKHQPRQFFHWDAQDLPLGSNTVDKIVCNLPFGETIGNVPQLMNLYRRCLGEYQRVLKPRGRMVLLTSQDTLLDDELKQRRSLRVAQQLTVDVRGMRARISVICPKTR; via the coding sequence ATGCTTTACGCCATTACTGTAAGCGCAGGACTCGAGACCATCGCACGCGAGGAATTATCCGAACGTTTTGCCGACACAGGGCATCTGAAAATCCTTGAACGCAAGCCACAGCGGATCCTCTTCCAATATGCTGGGAACCCGCGTGAACTGCTATCGCTACGGACAGCCGAACATCTCTTTCTCATCCTAAAGCGGATACCGAAGATGACCCGCTCACGCAGCTCCCTATCGGCATTAAGCAGTTCGTTGGCGCGCTTCAATTTCAACGAGGCGTTTGCGTGCTGTCGGCAGGTGGGTATCCGTACGTGGAAACGGATGCCCTTTCGAGTAACAAGTCGGCTCTCAGGAAAACGCAATTTCCGTCGGGTTGATCTCCAGCGCGTGATTGAACGGGCATTGTTAGAGAGAGGCTGGTATTCGGGGTCGTCCAAATCGGCTTTAGATATTTGGGCGGAGGTACACGGAGACGATGGCTACATCAGTATCAAACTTTCCGCAAACGATATGGCACAACGTCCGTATAAACAAGCGCATATTCCTGCCTCTCTCAAACCGACGTTGGCATACAGTATGGTACGCCTTTCACGACCGCATCCAGACGATGTCTTTTTAGACGCCATGTGTGGGGCTGGGACGATCCTTCTGGAACGCGCACTTATCAAACGGTATCGTTACCTGATTGGCGGTGATGTCTCTATAGACGCTTTAGACGCGACCGCAACGAATTTCGGAAGGAAACATCAGCCGCGCCAATTCTTTCATTGGGACGCACAGGATTTGCCATTAGGATCGAACACCGTTGATAAAATTGTCTGTAACCTCCCGTTCGGGGAGACGATCGGAAATGTGCCGCAACTTATGAATCTATATCGTCGGTGTCTCGGAGAATACCAGCGCGTCCTAAAACCGAGAGGTCGGATGGTGCTGCTCACCTCGCAAGACACGCTGCTTGATGATGAACTCAAGCAACGCCGTTCTCTCAGGGTTGCCCAGCAATTGACAGTGGATGTCCGAGGGATGCGCGCACGGATATCTGTTATCTGTCCCAAAACCAGATAG
- a CDS encoding Gfo/Idh/MocA family oxidoreductase has translation MTVRVGIIGTGGISRAHQSTYEKVGGFEIVAVCDIIKSKANQAAEEWGVPKKNAFSSYNKMLEMDGLDAVSVCTYNQGHRRPTVAALNAGKHVLCEKPMAATLPDATAMVRAAKASGKILQIGLNPTFSPRLQFLRKAFDAGLFGDIYYSESAGCRRRGNPGHTFIYKKTAGAGATVDIGVYNMHASLYAMGYPKPVRVSAITEDYISMQDPRFRGIMDVEEFGAAWVRFENGGVMVFKISWAVHQDSLGGNFHLGTKAGFSLNGPVIYADAYAGDLKRFVESEGLTAAPDPPEGMTTIQFSGFPEEDNWAAQMRAFREAIKADAPSPIPPEGVLLTNVIMDGIFRSHAAGKEVAVRVPEI, from the coding sequence ATGACTGTCCGAGTCGGTATTATTGGCACAGGTGGCATTTCACGTGCACACCAGAGCACATACGAGAAAGTCGGTGGTTTCGAGATCGTCGCGGTCTGCGACATCATCAAAAGTAAAGCGAACCAAGCCGCTGAAGAGTGGGGTGTCCCGAAAAAGAACGCTTTTTCAAGTTATAACAAGATGCTCGAAATGGACGGGCTTGATGCTGTGAGTGTCTGCACTTACAATCAAGGGCACCGGCGTCCGACGGTTGCGGCGTTGAATGCTGGTAAACACGTCCTCTGTGAAAAACCGATGGCGGCGACGCTTCCTGATGCCACCGCCATGGTCCGCGCAGCAAAGGCATCCGGTAAAATCTTACAAATCGGTCTCAATCCGACGTTTAGTCCGAGACTCCAATTCTTAAGAAAGGCGTTCGATGCGGGATTATTCGGCGATATCTACTACTCTGAATCTGCGGGGTGCAGGCGACGCGGGAATCCGGGGCATACGTTCATCTACAAAAAGACAGCGGGCGCGGGTGCCACCGTCGATATCGGTGTCTATAACATGCACGCTTCACTGTATGCGATGGGGTATCCGAAGCCGGTGCGGGTTTCTGCCATCACCGAGGATTACATCTCAATGCAAGATCCGAGGTTTCGGGGTATCATGGACGTCGAAGAGTTCGGTGCGGCGTGGGTGCGCTTTGAGAATGGTGGTGTCATGGTGTTCAAGATATCCTGGGCAGTGCATCAGGACTCCCTCGGTGGCAATTTCCATCTCGGGACGAAAGCGGGATTCTCGTTGAATGGACCGGTTATTTACGCCGATGCGTATGCCGGTGATCTCAAACGGTTTGTCGAATCGGAGGGATTAACAGCGGCACCGGACCCACCGGAAGGGATGACAACGATCCAGTTTTCAGGATTTCCAGAAGAAGATAACTGGGCAGCACAGATGAGAGCGTTCCGTGAAGCCATCAAAGCGGACGCTCCGTCGCCGATACCACCGGAGGGTGTTCTGCTCACGAACGTGATTATGGACGGTATTTTCCGATCACATGCGGCGGGGAAAGAGGTTGCGGTGAGAGTGCCGGAGATTTAG